A window of Mixophyes fleayi isolate aMixFle1 chromosome 10, aMixFle1.hap1, whole genome shotgun sequence contains these coding sequences:
- the RNF166 gene encoding E3 ubiquitin-protein ligase RNF166 isoform X2: MAMFRSLVSSSQHRQHHSHQGPAAPSSADSLETQYGCPICLEVYYKPVAIGSCGHTFCGECLQPCLQVPSPLCPLCRMPFDPKKVEKASNVDKQLSSYKAPCRGCSKKVTLAKMRSHISSCAKVQEQMANCPKFVPVVPTSQPIPSNIPNRSTFVCPYCGARNLDQQELVKHCMENHRSDPNKVDYSIDEEAALQAALALSLSEN; this comes from the exons ATGGCCATGTTCCGGAGCCTGGTGTCCTCGTCCCAGCACCGGCAGCATCATTCCCACCAGGGCCCGGCCGCCCCGTCCTCCGCCGACAGCCTGGAGACTCAGTACGGCTGCCCCATCTGCCTGGAGGTGTATTACAAGCCCGTGGCCATCGGTAGCTGCGGACACAC GTTTTGCGGTGAATGTTTGCAGCCATGTCTCCAGGTCCCGTCGCCCCTCTGCCCACTTTGTCGCATGCCCTTTGATCCAAAGAAAGTGGAGAAAGCCTCCAATGTAGACAAGCAGCTCTCTTCATATAAAGCCCCTTGCAGAGGGTGTAGTAAGAAG GTGACCCTCGCAAAGATGAGATCTCACATTTCGTCTTGTGCCAAGGTCCAAGAACAGATGGCCAACTGTCCAAAGTTCGTTCCTGTAGTCCCAACATCTCAACCTATTCCCAG TAATATCCCTAACCGTTCCACCTTTGTGTGTCCATACTGTGGAGCCCGAAACCTGGACCAGCAAGAACTGGTGAAACATTGCATGGAGAACCATAGAAGTGACCCCAATAAAGTG GATTACAGCATCGATGAGGAAGCCGCCTTACAAGCAGCACTCGCTCTATCGCTGTCCGAGAACTGA
- the RNF166 gene encoding E3 ubiquitin-protein ligase RNF166 isoform X1: MAMFRSLVSSSQHRQHHSHQGPAAPSSADSLETQYGCPICLEVYYKPVAIGSCGHTFCGECLQPCLQVPSPLCPLCRMPFDPKKVEKASNVDKQLSSYKAPCRGCSKKVTLAKMRSHISSCAKVQEQMANCPKFVPVVPTSQPIPSNIPNRSTFVCPYCGARNLDQQELVKHCMENHRSDPNKVVCPICSAMPWGDPSYKSANFLQHLLHRHKFSYDTFVDYSIDEEAALQAALALSLSEN, from the exons ATGGCCATGTTCCGGAGCCTGGTGTCCTCGTCCCAGCACCGGCAGCATCATTCCCACCAGGGCCCGGCCGCCCCGTCCTCCGCCGACAGCCTGGAGACTCAGTACGGCTGCCCCATCTGCCTGGAGGTGTATTACAAGCCCGTGGCCATCGGTAGCTGCGGACACAC GTTTTGCGGTGAATGTTTGCAGCCATGTCTCCAGGTCCCGTCGCCCCTCTGCCCACTTTGTCGCATGCCCTTTGATCCAAAGAAAGTGGAGAAAGCCTCCAATGTAGACAAGCAGCTCTCTTCATATAAAGCCCCTTGCAGAGGGTGTAGTAAGAAG GTGACCCTCGCAAAGATGAGATCTCACATTTCGTCTTGTGCCAAGGTCCAAGAACAGATGGCCAACTGTCCAAAGTTCGTTCCTGTAGTCCCAACATCTCAACCTATTCCCAG TAATATCCCTAACCGTTCCACCTTTGTGTGTCCATACTGTGGAGCCCGAAACCTGGACCAGCAAGAACTGGTGAAACATTGCATGGAGAACCATAGAAGTGACCCCAATAAAGTG GTGTGCCCCATATGTTCAGCAATGCCATGGGGGGATCCCAGCTATAAGAGTGCCAATTTTCTGCAGCACCTGCTCCACCGGCATAAATTCTCTTACGACACATTTGTG GATTACAGCATCGATGAGGAAGCCGCCTTACAAGCAGCACTCGCTCTATCGCTGTCCGAGAACTGA
- the CTU2 gene encoding cytoplasmic tRNA 2-thiolation protein 2: MCEVEDGEYGGLGIEEPPKRLAQTCMKCKEGSAALIIRVGDAFCKSCFKEYFVHKFRAMLGKNRVVYPGEKVLLAYSGGPSSSAMIKQVQEGLSRDAPKKLRFNPGVLFIDEGAVCSQSWEERDRVISEIRRVLQETAFPSHVVPLEQVLSLPSSVLQTHPLPESPELAENYKQAVSSFLGQQRAQPEDGLSDPNVALAQLRVADSAGPECSDALPDACGRPPAERTAALMAIFTSARTQTARQELLQSLRNHLILHVARTHGYSKVMSGESCTRLADRLLTNISLGRGASLPLDTGFSDNRYGDVVIIRPMREYSLKEISFYNRFFNVPSVFIPTMDTKAPDNSSIQRLSESFITKLQADFPSTISTVYRTSEKLNISRTEKIREISQQERCLLCLCNIDTHVGTASAFCATQVSQHFSQKRTNNSTEPGKQCCNEGQCCDRSASLPTSVPDTQDFVHLLCYSCRVTVKDLPSVSTLPPYVLQEAEHRNRRLAMRKEIEEFLIDEGPDDI; the protein is encoded by the exons ATGTGTGAGGTGGAGGACGGGGAATATGGGGGTCTGGGGATAGAGGAGCCCCCCAAGag GTTGGCACAAACATGCATGAAGTGCAAGGAAGGTTCTGCTGCCCTGATTATACGTGTGGGAGATGCTTTCTGCAA gtCGTGCTTCAAAGAATATTTTGTGCACAAATTCCGAGCTATGCTGGGCAAAAACAGAGTTGTGTATCCAGGGGAGAAG GTTCTCCTGGCCTATTCTGGTGGTCCGTCTTCAAGTGCAATGATCAAGCAAGTTCAAGAG GGTTTGAGTCGTGATGCTCCTAAAAAGTTGCGCTTTAATCCTGGGGTTCTTTTCATTGATg AAGGTGCCGTGTGTAGTCAGAGTTGGGAGGAGAGGGATCGAGTCATTTCTGAAATACGGAGAGTCTTACAAGAAACCGCTTTTCCGTCTCACGTTGTGCCCTTGGAACAG GTTCTCTCTCTGCCAAGCTCTGTCCTGCAGACACATCCTCTCCCCGAGAGCCCGGAGCTGGCAGAGAACTACAAGCAGGCAGTGAGCAGTTTCCTTGGCCAGCAGAGGGCGCAGCCAGAAGATGGGCTGTCAGACCCTAATGTTGCATTGGCTCAGCTGCGTGTTGCAGACTCTGCAGGACCAGAATGCTCTGACGCTTTACCAGACGCATGCGGCCGTCCTCCTGCAGAACGCACCGCGGCACTGATGGCGATCTTTACCTCTGCCAGGACACAGACCGCCAgacaggagctgctgcaatctctccG GAACCACCTTATCCTGCACGTAGCACGTACCCACGGGTACTCCAAAGTGATGAGCGGTGAAAGCTGCACCCGCCTGGCAGACCGCCTGCTCACCAACATCTCTCTGGGACGCGGAGCCTCTCTGCCATTGGACACC GGTTTCTCTGACAACCGTTATGGAGATGTTGTCATTATCCGTCCCATGAGAGAATATTCTCTAAAAGAAATTTCCTTCTATAACAGGTTTTTCAATGTCCCATCTGTCTTCATCCCAACAATGGACACCAAG GCTCCTGATAATAGCAGCATCCAGCGTCTGTCAGAGTCCTTCATCACCAAGCTGCAGGCAGACTTCCCCTCCACCATCAGCACAGTGTACAG GACCAGTGAGAAGCTCAATATTTCCAGGACAGAAAAGATACGAGAGATCAGCCAGCAGGAAAGGTGTCTGCTCTGCCTGTGCAATATAGACACACATGTGG GCACAGCCTCTGCCTTCTGTGCTACACAAGTGTCTCAGCATTTCTCACAGAAGAGGACAAATAACAGCACAGAGCCTGGAAAACAATGCTGCAATGAAGGACAGTGCTGTGATCGATCAGCGTCTCTTCCCACCAG TGTTCCCGATACACAAGACTTTGTGCATTTGTTATGCTACAGCTGTAGAGTGACCGTCAAAGATCTG CCGTCTGTGAGCACCTTGCCCCCGTACGTCCTGCAGGAGGCCGAGCACAGGAACCGCAG